One window of Clostridiales bacterium genomic DNA carries:
- a CDS encoding ABC transporter permease: MNIYQIIKMALKSLASNKKRAFLTMLGVMIGIGAVIGIMAIMQGATNNITERFNNIGANLINAVILNRSDSNRKVTYAKIKQFEEENKDIIKAVLPSLSGSVIIKYKNDSVNTNIDGVLPLYKEVRNVEIEEGRFVTDLDVSQKEKVAIIGSYIKNKYFSKTSAIGKQIKLNGQLYKVVGVAQEKSTGGEYSSDNNVFIPYTSAVRLLKNARITAFSVAIYSNDDMQEAVERVESFLFRVYKDEDAYYVTDPRQISESLNSVLGILAATLVGIAGISLVVGGVGIMNIMLVSVTERTREIGIRKAIGASKRSIMLQFLVEAGLLSGLGGVFGILLGKGIAKVVCEFIKLTPEVTIKSIVVSVAFSVGIGMFFGWSPANKAAKLKPIDALRTE; encoded by the coding sequence ATGAACATATATCAAATTATAAAGATGGCATTGAAGAGTTTAGCAAGCAATAAAAAACGAGCATTTTTAACAATGCTTGGCGTTATGATAGGTATAGGTGCGGTTATAGGCATAATGGCAATTATGCAGGGGGCGACCAATAATATAACGGAACGTTTTAATAATATAGGCGCTAACCTTATAAATGCAGTAATTTTAAATAGAAGTGATAGTAATAGGAAAGTTACCTATGCAAAGATAAAGCAATTTGAGGAAGAGAATAAGGATATTATAAAAGCTGTCTTACCTTCATTATCAGGGTCAGTTATTATTAAATATAAAAACGATAGTGTAAATACAAATATAGATGGAGTTTTGCCTTTATACAAAGAAGTGAGAAATGTAGAAATAGAAGAGGGAAGATTTGTAACGGATTTGGATGTATCACAAAAAGAGAAGGTTGCTATAATTGGGTCATATATAAAAAATAAATATTTTAGTAAAACAAGTGCAATTGGGAAACAAATAAAATTAAATGGACAATTATATAAAGTAGTGGGAGTGGCACAAGAGAAATCTACAGGTGGTGAATATTCTTCGGACAATAACGTATTTATACCTTACACATCTGCTGTAAGACTTTTAAAAAATGCTCGTATAACTGCATTTTCAGTGGCTATATACTCAAATGATGATATGCAGGAAGCGGTAGAACGGGTTGAATCATTTTTGTTTAGAGTATATAAAGATGAGGATGCATATTATGTAACGGATCCAAGACAAATATCTGAAAGTTTAAACAGTGTTCTTGGTATTTTAGCAGCAACACTTGTTGGTATAGCTGGTATTTCGTTGGTGGTAGGTGGAGTTGGTATAATGAATATAATGCTAGTGTCGGTAACAGAGAGGACAAGGGAGATTGGAATAAGAAAGGCAATTGGTGCATCAAAAAGAAGTATCATGCTACAGTTTTTAGTGGAGGCAGGACTTTTAAGTGGATTGGGTGGAGTGTTTGGTATTTTGTTGGGTAAAGGTATAGCTAAGGTTGTTTGTGAATTTATAAAACTAACTCCAGAGGTTACTATTAAAAGTATAGTAGTATCAGTTGCGTTTTCAGTTGGTATAGGTATGTTTTTTGGATGGTCACCGGCCAATAAGGCAGCAAAATTAAAACCAATTGATGCGTTAAGAACAGAGTAG
- a CDS encoding ABC transporter ATP-binding protein — MTIPLIHIKNIVKTYTMGGVSFNALDGVSMDIYEKEFVSIVGPSGSGKSTFMNMLGCLDVPTSGEYYIQGEDVSCMTEDELAVLRNKTIGFIFQGFNLLSKLTAYENVELPLIYQGISFTKRKKLVLDALGRVGLANRLDHKPSELSGGQQQRVAIARALSAKPPIILADEPTGNLDSKSGAEVMNMLKELHQEGKTIILITHDNNIAMEAQRIVRIADGKITMDSKKEDIKGEVVTR, encoded by the coding sequence ATGACTATTCCTCTAATACACATAAAAAACATAGTAAAGACCTATACAATGGGAGGTGTAAGTTTTAACGCCTTGGATGGTGTATCTATGGATATATACGAAAAGGAATTTGTGTCTATTGTGGGACCATCTGGATCAGGTAAATCAACATTTATGAATATGCTGGGATGCTTAGATGTACCAACTAGTGGAGAATACTATATACAAGGGGAAGATGTGTCTTGCATGACAGAAGATGAGCTAGCAGTATTAAGAAATAAAACAATAGGTTTTATATTCCAGGGATTTAATTTGCTTAGTAAATTGACAGCATACGAGAATGTGGAATTACCATTAATATATCAGGGAATATCTTTTACAAAGAGAAAAAAGCTTGTTCTCGATGCATTAGGTAGAGTAGGGTTGGCAAATAGATTGGATCACAAGCCATCGGAATTGTCAGGTGGTCAACAACAAAGAGTAGCCATAGCAAGAGCACTATCGGCAAAGCCTCCTATAATATTGGCAGATGAGCCAACAGGTAACTTAGACTCAAAATCTGGCGCGGAAGTAATGAATATGCTAAAAGAGTTACATCAAGAGGGCAAAACTATAATACTAATTACACATGACAACAACATAGCAATGGAGGCACAACGTATAGTTAGAATAGCAGACGGAAAAATAACCATGGATTCAAAGAAGGAGGACATAAAAGGTGAGGTGGTTACACGATGA
- a CDS encoding efflux RND transporter periplasmic adaptor subunit, giving the protein MPKKVKFLSKKTIIILLIAGTLCLGIRHLFGSKEKTDTTEKLNIQRVSYGNINVSISGDGVIEPFERYDITPLVNGTIEECSFNEADTVKKGDILYRFESSNAQNIIQKMENNIARSKINQERLRENIEKATIYAPHSGRLSEFKLKKGENIGIQTIAQVVDDSYYVIEVFYNKAQTQNMYVGKYADVVIPAVMSSVQGTISKISNISIPQSNGVSLCSVEITIKDKLSILEDTFAYAFIDGIQSVGDGRVKNFERYPVISEISGKVKEIYVSENDYVEKGQKILKIDEETYVRSLKDGEIDLKNEYLSLEEAKKNLKDYSIESPIDGVVLSKTYKAGDSLNVNSKASSLMVVANMSKVKFNMNIDELDIAKVKKGQEVKVTAGALEDEYFKGKVTSVAEEGISSNGVTNYVIEVTIDKPGDLKSGMNIDAVIVIENKENVLVVPNSAISKDGTSYYVNVYSKETEKTEKRKIEKGSGDGTNVEVLSGLSEGEFVLVNGASESISVNMSGMGRGTPGGRR; this is encoded by the coding sequence GTGCCCAAAAAGGTGAAATTTTTGTCAAAAAAAACAATCATTATATTGCTAATTGCAGGCACTCTTTGCCTTGGAATACGTCATTTGTTTGGTTCCAAGGAAAAAACTGATACTACCGAAAAATTGAATATACAAAGAGTATCTTATGGCAATATAAACGTATCTATCTCTGGAGATGGAGTTATAGAACCGTTTGAAAGGTATGATATAACACCATTGGTAAATGGTACAATAGAAGAATGTAGTTTTAATGAGGCAGATACTGTTAAAAAAGGTGATATTCTTTATCGCTTTGAATCTTCTAATGCACAAAATATCATACAGAAAATGGAGAATAATATCGCTAGGTCAAAGATAAACCAGGAGAGGCTTCGCGAAAATATAGAGAAAGCTACAATATATGCTCCTCATAGTGGACGATTAAGTGAATTTAAATTAAAAAAAGGTGAAAATATAGGTATACAGACAATAGCTCAAGTAGTTGATGATAGTTATTATGTAATAGAGGTATTTTATAATAAAGCACAAACTCAAAATATGTATGTAGGGAAGTATGCGGATGTTGTTATCCCCGCCGTTATGTCTAGTGTCCAAGGAACAATTTCTAAAATAAGTAATATTTCAATACCGCAGAGCAATGGTGTGAGTTTGTGTAGTGTTGAAATTACAATTAAAGATAAGCTTAGTATTTTAGAAGATACCTTTGCATACGCATTTATAGATGGTATACAAAGTGTAGGAGATGGAAGAGTAAAGAATTTTGAACGTTATCCAGTTATTTCAGAAATTTCGGGTAAAGTAAAAGAGATATACGTATCAGAAAATGATTATGTAGAAAAAGGACAGAAAATTCTAAAAATAGATGAAGAAACATATGTACGATCTTTAAAGGATGGAGAAATAGATTTAAAAAACGAGTATCTTTCTTTAGAGGAAGCAAAAAAGAATTTAAAAGATTATAGTATAGAATCTCCAATAGATGGAGTAGTGTTGTCTAAAACATATAAAGCTGGAGATTCGTTAAATGTAAATAGTAAGGCTAGTAGTCTTATGGTTGTAGCAAATATGTCCAAAGTAAAGTTTAATATGAATATAGATGAATTAGATATTGCAAAGGTAAAAAAAGGACAAGAGGTAAAAGTTACTGCGGGAGCACTAGAAGATGAATATTTCAAAGGAAAAGTTACATCGGTTGCAGAAGAAGGGATATCAAGTAACGGTGTAACTAACTACGTTATTGAAGTAACAATAGATAAACCAGGTGATCTTAAATCAGGAATGAATATTGATGCAGTTATAGTAATAGAAAATAAAGAAAATGTATTAGTTGTTCCTAATTCGGCTATAAGTAAAGATGGAACTTCGTATTATGTCAATGTGTATTCAAAAGAAACGGAGAAAACAGAAAAAAGAAAAATAGAAAAAGGATCTGGAGATGGAACAAATGTTGAGGTGTTAAGTGGATTATCTGAAGGAGAATTTGTACTTGTAAATGGTGCAAGTGAGTCAATATCAGTTAATATGAGCGGCATGGGTAGAGGTACACCTGGAGGAAGAAGGTAG
- a CDS encoding YebC/PmpR family DNA-binding transcriptional regulator: MSGHSKWANIKHKKGKADAQKGKLFTKLGREIAVCVKMGGPDPETNSKLKDVIAKAKASNMPNDSIMRSLKKASGDQDLTNYEEITYEGYGPNGVAVVVEATTDNRNRTAGDVRHFFDKFGGNLGTLGCVSFMFDRKGVILIEKDNTIDEDELMMEVLDYGAEDFTSEDEYFEVLTSPEDFSSIREKLEDKNYKFLSADVEMIPQTTVKLDDEKQIEKMERLIDNLEDLDDVTNVFHNWEQD; this comes from the coding sequence ATGTCAGGGCATTCGAAATGGGCAAATATAAAACATAAAAAAGGTAAGGCAGACGCACAAAAGGGTAAATTGTTTACTAAGCTCGGAAGAGAAATAGCGGTTTGTGTAAAAATGGGAGGGCCTGATCCTGAGACAAATTCAAAACTTAAAGATGTTATAGCAAAGGCTAAAGCTTCTAATATGCCAAATGATAGCATTATGAGAAGTTTAAAAAAAGCATCAGGAGATCAAGATTTAACTAACTACGAAGAGATAACATATGAAGGCTATGGTCCTAATGGAGTTGCGGTTGTTGTCGAGGCAACTACAGATAATAGAAATAGAACAGCAGGAGATGTCAGACATTTTTTTGATAAGTTTGGAGGTAATTTAGGTACTTTAGGGTGTGTATCGTTTATGTTTGATCGCAAGGGAGTAATACTAATAGAAAAAGACAATACTATAGACGAAGATGAACTTATGATGGAAGTTTTGGATTATGGTGCAGAAGATTTTACATCAGAAGATGAATATTTTGAAGTTTTGACTTCACCAGAAGATTTTTCTTCGATAAGAGAGAAGTTGGAGGATAAAAATTATAAGTTTTTATCAGCAGATGTTGAGATGATTCCACAAACAACAGTTAAGCTCGATGATGAAAAACAAATTGAGAAGATGGAAAGATTGATAGATAACCTTGAGGATTTAGATGATGTAACAAATGTATTTCATAATTGGGAACAAGATTAG
- a CDS encoding YigZ family protein, whose protein sequence is MNNEYKTVLGEAEILYEEKKSKFISRVVPVSKEREAIDFIDSIKERYRDATHNVYAYSVYEDVLLQRFSDDGEPSGTSGKPTLESIVRLGVVNVAVVTTRYFGGTLLGAAGLIRAYGKSAQLAIEKAKVIKMVYRINIKLIFEYNYIGKLQNLVQKIGYRIDKLVYDIDVEMVVQVPKEEKLNFITKVVDETNNRILWEELDGVYVASDD, encoded by the coding sequence TTGAATAACGAATACAAAACTGTGCTTGGTGAGGCAGAGATATTATATGAAGAAAAAAAGTCTAAGTTTATATCTAGGGTCGTACCTGTTTCAAAAGAAAGGGAAGCTATTGATTTCATAGATTCTATAAAAGAGCGTTACAGAGATGCTACGCATAATGTATATGCATATAGTGTGTACGAAGATGTTTTGTTGCAGAGATTTTCAGATGATGGGGAACCAAGTGGAACATCGGGTAAACCTACGCTAGAGTCTATAGTAAGACTTGGTGTGGTAAATGTCGCAGTAGTTACTACGAGATATTTTGGAGGAACACTTTTAGGTGCGGCAGGACTGATACGCGCATATGGTAAAAGTGCACAGCTGGCCATTGAAAAAGCGAAAGTTATTAAAATGGTTTATCGCATAAATATAAAACTAATATTTGAGTATAATTACATAGGAAAGCTACAAAATTTGGTTCAAAAGATTGGGTACCGAATAGATAAACTTGTTTATGATATAGATGTAGAAATGGTAGTACAGGTGCCTAAAGAAGAGAAACTTAATTTTATTACAAAAGTGGTAGATGAAACAAATAACAGAATATTGTGGGAAGAGTTAGATGGTGTTTACGTTGCAAGTGACGATTAG
- a CDS encoding HlyC/CorC family transporter — translation MDSASLAQIILKLLVVFVLLMFNAFFVAAEFSIVRIRPTRLTQLIKEGNIGAKYTRAVVGKLDAYLSACQIGITLASVGLGWVGEPAMAFILAPVIKLFGISPQLLGTLSFTLGYMLISMLHIVLGELVPKTIAIQSTEKIAIVLSIPLTWFYKITYPLIWLLNHTANGVVRLFGFNPYSVESEQAHTEEEIRLLVDESHKNGLINQTESMLVDNVFQFSDRIAREVMIPRTSTEVLFVEDSFEENYKKVSETKNTRYPVAEGDKDNIIGFVHIADFYSECLAKEKFDLKKITREILRVPETVELTLLLKLMQKKKILISTVVDEYGGVAGIINLEDMLEEIVGDIQDEFDNERPEIEKIGNVYSVDGRMLIEDLNQEIGTDISNEEVDTIAGWFHMVLEDEMPRKGKKITDGHFLFEIAEMDRNRIARILIKKDSEVEI, via the coding sequence TTGGATAGCGCGAGTTTGGCCCAAATTATATTGAAGCTTTTAGTTGTTTTTGTTTTACTTATGTTCAATGCTTTTTTTGTTGCGGCCGAGTTTTCAATAGTGAGGATAAGGCCTACCAGATTGACGCAGTTGATTAAAGAGGGAAACATAGGAGCTAAGTACACTAGAGCAGTTGTAGGTAAGTTAGATGCATATCTTTCAGCGTGTCAGATTGGAATAACATTGGCTTCAGTTGGTTTAGGTTGGGTTGGTGAGCCTGCAATGGCGTTTATTTTAGCACCAGTTATTAAATTGTTCGGGATATCGCCGCAATTATTGGGTACGTTGTCATTTACTTTAGGATATATGCTTATTTCTATGTTGCACATAGTATTGGGAGAATTAGTTCCCAAAACAATAGCAATACAGTCTACTGAAAAAATAGCTATTGTTTTATCTATACCACTTACCTGGTTTTATAAAATCACATATCCTTTAATATGGCTTTTAAATCATACGGCCAATGGTGTAGTAAGGCTTTTTGGATTTAATCCGTATTCGGTTGAGAGTGAGCAGGCACATACAGAAGAAGAGATACGTTTGTTAGTTGATGAGAGTCATAAGAATGGTTTGATAAATCAAACAGAGAGTATGCTAGTAGATAATGTTTTTCAATTTTCAGACAGAATAGCAAGAGAGGTTATGATTCCGAGAACAAGTACGGAAGTGTTGTTTGTCGAAGATTCATTTGAGGAAAACTATAAAAAAGTATCTGAAACTAAGAATACCAGATATCCTGTTGCAGAAGGAGATAAAGACAATATAATTGGATTTGTTCATATAGCAGATTTTTATTCAGAATGTTTGGCAAAAGAAAAGTTTGATTTGAAGAAGATAACAAGAGAAATTTTAAGAGTTCCAGAGACTGTGGAACTTACTTTACTTCTCAAATTGATGCAGAAGAAGAAAATACTAATTTCTACGGTTGTGGATGAGTATGGAGGAGTCGCAGGCATAATAAATTTGGAGGACATGCTAGAAGAAATAGTTGGGGATATACAGGATGAGTTCGACAATGAGAGACCAGAGATAGAAAAAATAGGAAATGTATATTCGGTTGACGGAAGAATGTTGATAGAAGATTTGAATCAAGAAATAGGAACTGATATTTCTAATGAAGAGGTTGATACTATAGCTGGATGGTTTCATATGGTGTTAGAAGATGAGATGCCTAGGAAGGGTAAGAAAATTACTGATGGGCATTTTTTGTTTGAAATAGCGGAGATGGATAGAAATAGAATAGCTAGAATCTTGATAAAGAAAGATTCAGAAGTAGAAATTTAA
- a CDS encoding ArsB/NhaD family transporter has protein sequence MYLAIAIFLITYLFIILEKFDRTLVAIMGAFSMIILKIMNQKSALAEVDFNTLGLLIGMMILVTITKRSGIFEYISIKLVKVAKANPVRIMIFLSLSTGLLSALLDNVTTIMLIIPITLSISDKLKIDPIPIVITEIFASNVGGTATLIGDPPNIIIGSAVGLSFSDFIINNGPFVLVTLILTIGLYALRHKKSLTTTDELKKELLKINESELIKNKNLLIKSLCVLFFVFIAFLLHKTFGYESATIAMTGAIVLLLISGVNIEETLACVEWNTIFFFIGLFILVGGLKAVGAIDMLAEYVLKLTGGNLTLTTISILWVSAIASAFIDNIPFVTTMIPLIIHLGAISEMNLNPLWWALSLGACLGGNGTIVGASANVIAAGLSNKQGHKITFRKFLFESFPMMILTIAFATIYLFIKYLK, from the coding sequence ATGTACTTGGCAATAGCAATCTTTTTAATTACATATCTGTTTATTATTTTAGAAAAATTTGATAGAACTTTAGTTGCAATTATGGGTGCGTTTTCTATGATTATTTTAAAAATTATGAATCAGAAATCAGCGCTAGCTGAAGTGGATTTTAACACACTCGGCCTTTTAATAGGTATGATGATATTAGTCACGATAACTAAACGAAGTGGTATATTTGAATATATATCTATAAAATTAGTTAAAGTTGCAAAAGCTAATCCTGTTAGAATAATGATTTTTTTATCTTTATCTACAGGATTATTGTCTGCCCTTTTAGACAATGTAACAACCATAATGTTAATTATTCCTATAACACTAAGCATCTCTGATAAACTAAAAATAGATCCAATACCTATTGTTATTACAGAGATATTTGCATCTAATGTGGGTGGAACTGCCACATTAATAGGTGATCCACCTAACATAATCATAGGTAGTGCTGTAGGGCTCTCTTTTTCCGATTTTATTATAAATAATGGCCCATTTGTATTAGTTACACTTATTTTAACTATAGGGCTATATGCGCTTCGTCATAAAAAAAGTCTTACAACAACGGATGAATTAAAAAAGGAACTCTTGAAAATAAACGAATCAGAATTAATAAAGAACAAGAATCTTCTAATAAAAAGCTTATGCGTTTTATTCTTTGTTTTTATAGCATTTTTGCTCCACAAAACGTTCGGATATGAATCAGCAACAATCGCTATGACTGGTGCTATTGTGCTTCTTCTAATATCAGGGGTAAACATTGAAGAAACTTTAGCTTGTGTTGAATGGAACACAATATTTTTCTTTATTGGGCTATTTATATTAGTTGGAGGATTGAAAGCTGTTGGTGCTATAGATATGTTGGCTGAGTATGTTTTAAAACTCACCGGTGGCAATTTGACATTGACAACTATATCAATATTATGGGTGTCTGCTATCGCTTCAGCTTTCATTGATAACATTCCGTTTGTTACTACTATGATACCATTAATAATACATTTAGGAGCTATATCTGAAATGAATTTAAACCCTCTTTGGTGGGCACTATCTTTGGGAGCTTGTCTTGGAGGCAATGGAACAATTGTTGGTGCAAGTGCCAATGTTATAGCTGCAGGATTATCTAACAAACAAGGTCATAAAATAACTTTTAGGAAGTTTTTGTTTGAATCTTTTCCTATGATGATATTGACTATTGCATTTGCAACAATATATTTGTTCATTAAATATTTAAAATAA
- a CDS encoding copper amine oxidase N-terminal domain-containing protein, which translates to MKKILLVFCMISCLVSSVTFASNSGLQTTHKAFGKTSTNRQQMFANISNISYDSFEEILVNGKKLHLDQRPFSIDGNRFLPLKKICENLGCNVSWDGQNYQVKVTRDNNTLLLTIGSNTIIVNGKAKKVKVAPVIVDNRTFVTASIIQLGLGDSVEINPKGDFIITAKNKMNISMDTTNIRKTIYKEDKDGFVTGLAQINIPHFSTKDHNKEKAYAKMNQHFENFANKFSDDELKSALQWSNKELLETIYLDCKIVFVGKDILSIEYPIMNASGLPYGLHTVGEMYYKSTGDKVDINKIFKEKNKGNVVYDVLMNAYINEDRHLAQDLSYLKCITEAKKDVYFSDNTAVLKSLAFCIYDPAETNVPPYVNRFVWLSNKDNALLLNFYFDKSVMSGYTSINLDNALEYLNKSFIDVVFGNTDPIRYLIKDSKGNDTYCFCAMRVGNNLKKYEGNYKLDIIKTFGNKNLKASDENTISNLGLGENEVKVLYNIPDKGNGGLVSSNSLVYLKTSNKFNKEKIGGKEYLVVNSTIKEYWEKID; encoded by the coding sequence ATGAAAAAAATACTTTTAGTATTTTGCATGATTTCTTGTTTGGTTAGTTCTGTTACATTCGCATCAAATTCAGGCTTACAAACAACTCATAAGGCTTTTGGGAAAACTTCTACTAATAGACAACAAATGTTTGCAAACATATCCAACATATCATATGATAGTTTTGAGGAAATTTTAGTTAATGGGAAAAAATTGCATCTAGATCAAAGACCTTTTTCAATAGATGGAAATAGATTTCTTCCGCTTAAAAAGATTTGTGAAAATTTAGGTTGTAACGTTTCGTGGGATGGACAAAATTATCAGGTAAAAGTCACAAGAGACAATAATACACTACTTCTTACAATTGGTAGTAATACAATTATAGTAAATGGTAAAGCTAAAAAAGTAAAAGTTGCACCAGTAATTGTGGATAATAGAACTTTTGTTACAGCTTCGATAATACAGCTTGGACTAGGTGATTCCGTAGAAATAAATCCCAAAGGAGATTTTATAATAACAGCTAAAAATAAAATGAATATCTCTATGGATACAACCAATATAAGAAAAACAATATACAAAGAAGATAAAGATGGATTTGTAACAGGATTAGCACAAATAAATATACCACATTTTTCAACTAAAGATCATAATAAAGAAAAAGCTTATGCAAAAATGAATCAACATTTTGAAAATTTTGCAAATAAATTTTCCGATGATGAATTAAAATCTGCATTGCAGTGGAGTAATAAAGAATTATTAGAGACTATATATCTTGATTGCAAAATAGTTTTTGTGGGAAAGGATATCTTATCAATTGAATACCCAATTATGAATGCGTCTGGATTACCTTATGGCCTACACACTGTTGGGGAAATGTATTACAAATCAACTGGTGATAAGGTAGACATAAATAAAATATTTAAAGAGAAAAATAAAGGTAATGTAGTTTATGATGTTTTAATGAATGCCTATATAAACGAAGATAGGCACCTAGCACAAGATTTAAGCTATCTAAAATGTATAACTGAAGCTAAAAAAGACGTATATTTTTCTGATAATACAGCTGTATTAAAATCTCTTGCTTTTTGTATTTATGATCCTGCCGAAACTAATGTACCACCTTATGTAAATAGATTTGTATGGCTATCAAATAAAGACAATGCATTGTTATTAAATTTTTATTTTGATAAATCAGTGATGAGTGGATATACTAGTATTAATTTAGATAATGCATTAGAATACTTAAATAAATCTTTTATAGATGTTGTATTTGGAAATACCGATCCTATAAGATATTTAATAAAAGATAGTAAAGGTAACGATACCTATTGTTTTTGTGCTATGAGAGTTGGCAATAATTTAAAAAAATATGAAGGTAACTATAAATTAGACATTATAAAAACTTTTGGAAATAAAAATTTAAAGGCTTCTGATGAAAATACAATAAGTAATTTGGGTTTAGGTGAAAATGAAGTAAAAGTTTTATATAACATACCAGATAAAGGAAACGGTGGACTTGTTAGTTCTAATTCGCTTGTATATTTAAAAACAAGTAACAAATTTAATAAAGAAAAGATTGGCGGTAAAGAATATTTAGTTGTAAATAGTACCATCAAAGAATATTGGGAAAAAATAGATTAA
- a CDS encoding DUF1858 domain-containing protein, with protein sequence MVITSDMLISEILEIDPKLAAVFFENGMFCVGCASAAQESVKDACATHGINADELVKKLNEHLSSN encoded by the coding sequence ATTGTGATTACATCGGATATGCTTATATCAGAAATTTTAGAAATAGATCCTAAACTTGCTGCTGTATTCTTTGAAAACGGCATGTTTTGTGTGGGATGTGCATCTGCTGCACAAGAAAGTGTGAAAGATGCTTGCGCTACTCATGGTATTAATGCAGATGAATTAGTAAAAAAATTAAACGAGCATTTAAGTTCAAATTAA